The following proteins are co-located in the Pedobacter sp. FW305-3-2-15-E-R2A2 genome:
- a CDS encoding rhomboid family intramembrane serine protease, translating to MAIGFTPKYLEEIPLNDGGRAAFLVRTVEVVHKLGWKILQLSESGVIAYTDKGAFSWNAELRVTIEEESVLLESVSVGSEMVDWGRNKKTVGQFLAAYHELESFSPEQLALKYESLKPDFVAPEDDLLKLPPATTAESIKEFLYVFRPVKGYVVTPVLMYLNILVFIMMAIAGVNIFEPATESLLSWGANFRPLTLGGQSWRLLTNCFLHIGILHLLMNMYALVYIGLLLEPYLGKVRFISAYLLTGITASIASLWWNDLTVSAGASGAIFGMYGVFLAMLTTNHIEKTARKALLTSIAVFVAFNLLNGVRGGIDNAAHIGGLIGGLIIGYAFLPSLKKEDDSRLKFGTIALMSFLILTSSFAVYKKMPNDYGAYDQKFAVFTALEAKALAVYQLPTDAPKEQLLKGLKENGVDNWRKSLSILKELDELNLPPVFQERNVMLKKYCELRIKSYDLAYKAIAENTEKYKDEMIGYNVEIQNLLNELTAQK from the coding sequence ATGGCAATAGGATTTACCCCGAAATACCTGGAAGAAATTCCTTTAAATGATGGAGGCAGAGCGGCCTTTCTGGTTCGTACGGTTGAAGTGGTTCATAAATTAGGCTGGAAAATCCTCCAGCTTAGTGAGTCGGGAGTCATTGCTTATACAGATAAAGGCGCATTTTCCTGGAATGCAGAGCTAAGGGTAACGATTGAAGAGGAATCCGTACTGCTCGAAAGTGTATCCGTAGGAAGCGAAATGGTAGACTGGGGAAGAAATAAAAAGACCGTAGGACAGTTTTTAGCTGCTTATCATGAACTGGAATCTTTTTCTCCGGAACAACTTGCTCTAAAGTATGAAAGCCTGAAACCTGATTTCGTTGCTCCGGAAGATGATCTTTTAAAGCTGCCCCCGGCAACAACTGCAGAAAGTATTAAAGAGTTCCTGTATGTTTTCAGACCGGTAAAAGGATATGTGGTGACTCCGGTTTTAATGTACCTGAATATTCTGGTCTTTATAATGATGGCCATTGCAGGGGTTAATATTTTTGAACCTGCTACCGAGAGTTTACTCAGCTGGGGTGCTAATTTTCGTCCCTTAACCTTAGGAGGACAATCCTGGAGACTGCTGACAAATTGCTTCCTGCACATCGGGATTTTACACTTGCTGATGAACATGTACGCATTGGTCTATATCGGACTTCTTCTGGAACCTTATCTGGGTAAAGTCCGGTTTATTTCGGCTTATCTGCTCACGGGCATCACGGCAAGTATTGCCAGTTTATGGTGGAATGACTTGACAGTCAGTGCGGGTGCCTCCGGTGCGATTTTTGGAATGTATGGTGTGTTTCTGGCCATGTTGACCACAAACCATATCGAAAAAACAGCACGTAAAGCATTGCTGACCAGTATTGCGGTCTTCGTTGCCTTTAACCTTTTAAATGGGGTTCGGGGAGGAATAGACAATGCAGCTCATATCGGCGGACTGATTGGTGGGTTAATCATTGGTTACGCCTTCCTTCCAAGCCTGAAAAAAGAAGATGATTCCCGGTTGAAATTTGGCACGATTGCATTGATGAGCTTTTTAATATTGACCAGCTCATTTGCTGTTTATAAAAAGATGCCCAATGACTACGGTGCTTATGACCAGAAATTTGCCGTATTTACAGCCCTGGAAGCTAAAGCGCTGGCAGTATATCAATTGCCAACAGATGCACCAAAGGAACAGCTACTGAAAGGACTGAAAGAAAATGGTGTTGACAACTGGCGCAAAAGTTTAAGCATCCTTAAGGAACTGGACGAATTGAATCTTCCTCCGGTATTTCAGGAGCGGAACGTGATGCTTAAAAAATATTGTGAACTGAGGATTAAAAGCTATGATCTCGCTTATAAGGCTATAGCCGAAAATACCGAAAAGTATAAAGACGAAATGATAGGATATAATGTAGAAATCCAAAACCTTTTAAATGAGCTGACTGCTCAGAAATAA
- a CDS encoding GNAT family N-acetyltransferase, with protein sequence MKYEIDTVHPSEYQKLTELWEASVRATHHFLKEEEILFFKPLILNEYLAAVELSCIRDNSGKILGFAGISADKLEMLFIHPDARGMGIGKAILKHAIEALNVRKVDVNEDNPQAVGFYEHLHFQTISRSEMDGMGKPFPILHMELKFPS encoded by the coding sequence ATGAAATACGAGATCGATACTGTTCATCCATCAGAATATCAAAAGCTAACGGAACTTTGGGAAGCATCTGTTCGGGCAACACATCATTTTCTTAAAGAAGAAGAGATCCTTTTCTTCAAACCACTTATTTTAAATGAATATTTAGCAGCAGTCGAGCTCAGTTGTATCAGAGACAACAGTGGCAAAATTCTGGGTTTTGCAGGGATTTCAGCAGACAAACTGGAAATGCTTTTTATTCATCCTGATGCCCGGGGTATGGGGATTGGAAAAGCGATTTTGAAACATGCAATTGAGGCGTTGAACGTGAGGAAAGTGGATGTGAATGAAGACAATCCCCAAGCGGTCGGATTTTATGAACACCTGCATTTTCAGACCATTAGCCGCTCTGAAATGGATGGGATGGGAAAACCATTTCCAATACTACATATGGAACTGAAATTCCCTTCCTGA
- a CDS encoding MFS transporter translates to MITEKEEMPLPRLMVLLFAVAAGLAVANVYYAQPMLHLMAAEFGIPKGSAGIIVTVTQIGYGLGLLLIVPLGDVLNRRKLISGQMLLSVLALMIIGFAHDRFVFFTGMALLGLFAVVTQVLVAYSATLAAPSERGRVVGLVTSGIVIGILLARTVSGTMADLGGWRSVYLLSAGLTLILTGILMKVLPIADQNKTLTSYPKLLISMFRLFATEPLLLIRSLIAMFLFAAFSTLWTALVFPLSAPPFSLSSTEIGLFGLVGVLGTLGATKAGQLADRGKAQWTTGMALLLLLLSWLSIGFTASSLWALVLGIIILDLAVQAVHVTNQSMIYTLQPEARSRIVAGYMIFYSIGSGLGSITATKIFAASGWTGVCVLGAGFSLLALFFWWLTRKYGKAKL, encoded by the coding sequence ATGATCACTGAAAAAGAAGAAATGCCGCTCCCTCGTTTAATGGTTTTATTATTTGCCGTTGCAGCCGGATTAGCCGTTGCTAATGTATATTATGCACAACCAATGCTCCACCTGATGGCTGCCGAATTTGGGATTCCGAAAGGTTCAGCTGGAATAATTGTAACGGTTACTCAAATCGGATATGGCCTTGGACTGTTGCTGATTGTCCCTTTGGGAGATGTGTTGAACCGACGGAAGCTGATTTCCGGACAAATGCTGCTGTCAGTACTGGCATTGATGATCATTGGTTTTGCTCATGATCGTTTTGTTTTCTTTACCGGAATGGCATTATTGGGTTTGTTTGCAGTAGTGACACAGGTGCTGGTGGCTTATTCGGCTACTTTAGCCGCTCCCTCTGAACGCGGGCGTGTGGTTGGATTGGTGACGAGCGGAATCGTAATCGGCATATTACTGGCGCGTACGGTGTCTGGAACAATGGCCGATCTTGGCGGTTGGCGTTCTGTTTATTTGCTCTCCGCAGGCCTGACTTTAATTTTAACAGGGATACTGATGAAGGTCTTGCCAATAGCCGATCAGAACAAAACATTGACCTCTTATCCGAAATTGCTGATTTCCATGTTCAGGCTATTTGCTACTGAACCTTTGCTGCTGATTCGCTCGCTGATTGCCATGTTTCTTTTTGCTGCTTTTAGCACACTTTGGACAGCCCTGGTATTTCCTTTGAGCGCCCCGCCATTTTCGCTTTCTTCCACCGAAATCGGTTTATTTGGCCTGGTAGGGGTGCTCGGCACACTAGGGGCAACAAAAGCCGGGCAACTTGCGGATCGTGGAAAAGCACAATGGACAACAGGTATGGCGTTATTGCTCTTGCTGCTGTCCTGGCTTTCGATTGGCTTTACAGCGTCCTCCCTCTGGGCATTGGTGCTGGGAATCATTATACTTGACCTTGCTGTTCAGGCCGTTCATGTGACCAATCAGAGTATGATTTATACTTTGCAGCCGGAAGCAAGGAGCAGGATCGTTGCAGGATACATGATCTTTTATTCCATTGGCAGCGGACTGGGCTCCATCACGGCGACTAAAATATTTGCGGCCTCAGGCTGGACCGGAGTCTGTGTTTTGGGTGCAGGCTTTAGTCTCCTGGCATTGTTTTTTTGGTGGCTAACGCGGAAGTATGGTAAGGCTAAGCTTTAG
- a CDS encoding ATP-binding cassette domain-containing protein, protein MNKLEVDSILLEYGSRRILSDVYLKCETGKISGLLGRNGNGKTSLMNIIFGSLIPNSKSVRFNGVSVPKAYATPGLLAYLPQFNFIPASLTLKRVFADFDIDYRTFETHFPEFKSSYHNRVLGLSGGQRRLLELYVILKSKSKFLLLDEPFSHLSPLMIDVIKEQLEEEKKNKGILITDHLYRHVIDAADDLYLLAEENVHLVKQMADIERLGYAHLDR, encoded by the coding sequence ATGAATAAACTTGAAGTAGACAGCATTCTTCTTGAATATGGCTCCAGAAGAATCTTATCTGATGTTTACCTGAAATGTGAAACGGGAAAGATCAGTGGTTTGCTGGGAAGAAACGGAAATGGGAAAACCAGCCTGATGAACATTATTTTCGGAAGCCTCATTCCCAATAGCAAATCGGTTCGTTTCAACGGAGTGTCCGTTCCAAAGGCTTATGCAACTCCCGGACTGCTGGCCTATCTTCCTCAGTTTAATTTTATTCCTGCGAGTTTAACGTTAAAAAGGGTGTTTGCTGATTTTGATATAGATTACCGCACTTTTGAAACGCATTTTCCAGAATTCAAATCAAGCTACCACAATCGGGTACTCGGGTTATCAGGCGGACAAAGACGCCTGCTTGAGCTGTATGTGATTCTGAAGTCCAAATCGAAATTCCTCCTGTTGGATGAACCTTTTTCTCATTTAAGCCCTTTGATGATCGACGTGATCAAGGAACAACTGGAAGAAGAAAAGAAAAACAAAGGCATCCTGATCACGGATCACTTGTACCGCCATGTGATTGATGCTGCTGATGATCTTTATTTATTGGCAGAAGAAAATGTCCATCTCGTTAAACAAATGGCCGATATCGAACGCTTGGGATATGCTCATTTAGACCGTTAA
- a CDS encoding endonuclease/exonuclease/phosphatase family protein, which yields MNIKHLILSTFFIGLSLIASAQQLTVGSFNLRYDNAGDEGNRWEKRGPVAANLIRFHQFDIFGTQEGLKNQISDLDGLLPEFVHYGSGRDDGKDGGEHSAIFYRKDKFKLLNKGDFWLSETPDKPGLGWDATCCNRICSWVYLEDVKSKKKFYYFNAHFDHQGKIARIESGKLMLKKIKEIAGNSPAIFTGDLNGGQKSAWYLTLANSGLLTDTYTQVKYPYVNNSSFNSWGKDVGGYEIIDHVFVTKGITAKRWGILTDTYHGKFVSDHFPILVDVNLK from the coding sequence ATGAACATCAAACATTTAATACTATCTACCTTTTTTATAGGGTTGAGCCTGATTGCTTCTGCCCAGCAACTAACCGTTGGCTCCTTTAACCTGCGTTATGACAATGCAGGAGATGAAGGCAACCGCTGGGAAAAGAGGGGCCCTGTAGCGGCCAACCTGATTCGCTTTCATCAGTTCGATATTTTTGGCACCCAGGAGGGATTGAAGAACCAGATCAGCGATCTGGACGGCTTGCTTCCTGAGTTTGTACATTATGGATCCGGGCGTGATGATGGTAAGGATGGCGGAGAACATTCTGCTATTTTCTATCGTAAGGATAAGTTTAAGCTGTTGAATAAAGGCGATTTCTGGCTGTCGGAAACACCAGATAAACCGGGACTGGGTTGGGATGCGACCTGCTGCAACAGGATCTGCAGCTGGGTATACCTGGAGGATGTGAAAAGCAAAAAGAAGTTCTACTATTTTAATGCGCATTTTGACCATCAGGGGAAAATTGCAAGGATAGAAAGCGGAAAGTTGATGCTGAAGAAGATCAAAGAAATCGCAGGTAACAGCCCTGCAATTTTTACAGGAGACTTAAACGGCGGACAAAAAAGTGCCTGGTACCTGACCTTGGCGAATTCTGGCTTGCTAACGGATACCTACACGCAGGTGAAATACCCTTATGTCAATAATTCCTCTTTTAATTCCTGGGGAAAAGATGTTGGAGGGTATGAAATTATTGATCATGTATTCGTGACCAAAGGCATCACTGCAAAGCGATGGGGAATACTGACAGATACCTATCATGGCAAATTTGTTTCGGATCATTTCCCTATTTTGGTGGATGTGAACCTGAAGTAA
- a CDS encoding RagB/SusD family nutrient uptake outer membrane protein, translating to MKKFLLWFITAGILFSGCKKLDQVPASTATNAAVFGNEKGLELYANSFYKALPRASDAHKGDAMSDYAARSQAPNFLLEGAFGSRQSDGWKWENLRNINFFLENNKDPKVPLAVRTQYNALARFFRAYFYYDKVRRFGDVPWINKTFKVDDPDLYKGRDTRSLVMDSVLADLNYACDNLTRVTDNSRSLITKYVALGFKSRICLYEGTYRKYHTEAALTGTANQWLTEAADAAKKVISSGSFSLNTAGGTDMAYRNLFISTVPVATEVMLASVTDANLAVYNDANWWWTSATYGSRISFTRMFVNTYLNIDGTPFTGRSGYQTLPFKEEVKGRDKRLQQTIRMGNYKRLNGGTPEAAPPIFSYTYTGYQPIKWVLDETGYDGGEKNINSISLMRYAEILLNYAEAKAELGGLDDADWFTTIGALRQRAGITGGLASKPVIADTYLRENYFPDIFDATLLEIRRERGIELSLEGLRFDDIVRWKRGELMTKVWNGFYVPALNVPMDLNEDGVMDVCFYQVMPETKVKGVTYINVAAKVNGQDNPQRLSNDTYGELTWLAGTTRIFKQRHYVYPIPEADVLFNPNLKQHPDWLGL from the coding sequence ATGAAAAAATTCTTATTGTGGTTTATTACAGCCGGAATCCTATTTTCAGGGTGTAAAAAATTAGACCAGGTACCAGCATCTACGGCAACCAATGCTGCTGTATTTGGAAATGAGAAAGGTCTGGAATTATACGCAAATTCATTTTATAAGGCGTTACCGAGAGCCTCTGACGCTCATAAAGGAGACGCCATGTCTGATTATGCAGCACGTAGTCAGGCACCCAATTTTTTATTAGAGGGTGCTTTTGGTTCGAGGCAGAGCGATGGCTGGAAATGGGAAAACCTGAGAAACATTAATTTTTTTCTGGAGAATAACAAGGATCCCAAAGTACCTCTTGCGGTAAGAACCCAATACAATGCATTAGCGAGATTTTTCAGGGCCTACTTTTATTACGATAAGGTCAGAAGATTTGGCGACGTACCCTGGATCAACAAAACATTTAAAGTAGATGATCCGGACCTTTATAAGGGAAGGGATACCCGTAGCTTAGTGATGGATTCTGTGTTGGCAGATTTGAATTATGCCTGTGATAACCTGACCAGGGTAACTGATAATTCCCGTTCACTGATCACTAAATATGTCGCCCTGGGTTTTAAATCAAGAATCTGTTTATATGAAGGAACTTACCGTAAATACCATACGGAAGCAGCATTAACAGGGACTGCAAATCAATGGTTAACGGAAGCGGCCGATGCGGCAAAAAAGGTAATCAGCTCAGGCAGCTTTAGCTTGAATACTGCGGGTGGAACGGATATGGCTTATAGAAATCTTTTTATCAGTACTGTGCCGGTAGCGACAGAGGTAATGCTGGCTTCGGTAACCGATGCAAACCTGGCGGTTTACAATGATGCAAACTGGTGGTGGACCAGTGCAACCTATGGTTCCAGAATCAGCTTTACAAGAATGTTCGTGAACACTTACCTTAATATTGATGGTACACCTTTTACGGGCCGTTCGGGATATCAGACGCTTCCATTTAAGGAGGAGGTAAAGGGCAGAGATAAGCGATTGCAGCAAACCATCAGAATGGGGAATTACAAGCGCTTAAACGGTGGTACACCTGAAGCTGCTCCGCCAATATTTTCTTACACTTATACGGGTTATCAGCCGATCAAATGGGTGCTTGATGAGACCGGGTATGATGGTGGTGAAAAGAACATCAATTCTATTTCTTTAATGCGCTATGCAGAAATATTGTTAAACTATGCGGAGGCAAAAGCGGAGTTAGGGGGATTGGATGATGCAGATTGGTTTACAACGATTGGTGCCCTGCGTCAAAGAGCGGGTATTACCGGAGGTTTGGCCTCAAAACCTGTCATTGCAGATACTTATCTGAGGGAGAATTATTTCCCCGATATTTTCGATGCAACGCTTTTGGAGATTCGCAGAGAGCGGGGGATTGAACTTTCCCTGGAAGGGCTTCGTTTTGATGACATTGTGAGGTGGAAAAGAGGGGAACTGATGACTAAGGTCTGGAATGGTTTTTATGTTCCGGCATTGAACGTGCCGATGGACCTCAACGAAGACGGGGTAATGGATGTTTGTTTCTATCAGGTCATGCCTGAGACAAAGGTTAAGGGAGTTACTTATATCAATGTTGCCGCAAAGGTAAACGGACAGGACAATCCTCAACGTTTGTCGAATGATACTTATGGAGAACTCACCTGGCTGGCGGGCACTACACGTATTTTTAAGCAGAGACATTATGTATATCCTATTCCTGAAGCGGATGTATTGTTCAATCCCAACCTTAAGCAGCATCCGGATTGGCTGGGCTTATAA
- a CDS encoding barstar family protein translates to MDKKTIIINGENFSELATFYLETDKVLSKDLDWQTGHNLDAFSDLLEGGFGVHEYKEPIKLIWKDFSKSKLDLGKKLADKLVRIIEEHDHIEFSKA, encoded by the coding sequence ATGGATAAGAAAACAATCATTATCAACGGGGAGAACTTTTCAGAATTAGCTACATTTTACTTAGAAACAGATAAGGTATTGAGTAAAGATCTGGACTGGCAAACCGGTCATAATCTGGACGCTTTCAGCGACCTTCTGGAAGGCGGCTTTGGCGTTCATGAATATAAAGAACCCATAAAGCTCATCTGGAAAGATTTTTCAAAGAGCAAACTGGACTTAGGAAAAAAGCTGGCCGACAAGCTCGTCAGGATTATTGAAGAACATGACCATATTGAATTTTCTAAAGCTTAG
- a CDS encoding TetR/AcrR family transcriptional regulator, translated as MSGRPKIFEEEEVISKAAALFWLKGYEASSTEELLLAMGIGKGSFYLAFKGGKRELFEKVLTAVSKQELKQLRNKLAIAENQVEVIRNLFRSIGLASKETNEKGCLFGHTIADFSARDLALTNIAAQHLQQLEEIFHQVIFQAREKNQLKTSEDPMLLASYLITMWNGLGISRRIASQSGALSPLIEMQLKVLL; from the coding sequence ATGTCTGGAAGGCCAAAAATATTTGAGGAAGAAGAAGTCATCAGTAAAGCTGCGGCCTTGTTCTGGTTAAAAGGATATGAAGCCAGTTCTACAGAGGAATTGCTGTTGGCTATGGGAATCGGAAAGGGGAGTTTTTACCTGGCTTTTAAAGGCGGTAAAAGAGAACTTTTTGAAAAGGTCTTAACGGCGGTAAGCAAACAGGAACTGAAACAGCTCAGGAACAAGCTGGCCATTGCGGAGAATCAGGTAGAGGTGATTAGAAACCTTTTCAGGAGTATCGGCCTTGCCTCAAAAGAAACCAATGAAAAAGGTTGTCTGTTCGGTCATACCATCGCCGACTTTTCCGCCAGAGATCTGGCCTTGACCAATATCGCCGCACAGCATTTACAGCAATTGGAAGAAATCTTTCATCAGGTCATTTTCCAGGCCCGCGAAAAGAACCAGCTAAAGACCAGCGAAGATCCGATGTTGTTGGCCAGCTACCTGATCACGATGTGGAATGGTCTGGGAATTTCCAGAAGGATAGCTTCCCAATCCGGCGCGCTAAGTCCTTTAATTGAAATGCAACTGAAAGTGTTGCTGTAG
- a CDS encoding TonB-dependent receptor codes for MKKHLLLLRKIMRHTLLVYCAIIACSQLLFAESSNGQALDKRINISFKRENLLNVIEQLRLKSGVDFAYDPAYLNLRKIKVGEMDFDQKKISSILMSIFQETDIVFREEVPGMITLLRNQEPGKISGKIVDEKGGPLPGATIKVLELNAVVQSNVDGTYSISAAPGIYTLVVSYISYGSVTQTKVNVKAGETTNLNVSLTAEPGTLNEVMVVGYGTQKRENLTGAVDQVTSKMLENRAVPNLAQGLQGMIPNLNLSIGDGKPIQSPAYNIRGTTSIGQGGNALVLIDGVEGDPSRINPNDIASVTVLKDAASASIYGARGSFGVVLITTKTPAKERTSISYTISQSIKKPTTVPDYVTDGYTFASMFNESWSAWNDYSQTPQNINKTVKFSPAYLEELKRRSQDPSLPKYEVNSNGEYVYYGSTDWYEQLYKSHNMATDQNVSLSGGSGKTDFYVSGRSFTQSGLFRYNSDDYQSYNLRAKGSVELYPWLKVYNNADYSAIKYHNPVNVGEGGGIWRNIADEGHNVAPMFNPDGTLTYSAAYGVGDMYYGKNGIDMDRKVFRNTTGFSSNFFDNKFRVKGDFTIQNTNNNESRRRVPVPYSRKPGVIEYVGTNFNDLQELYRTTQYLATNIYGEYEPKIGKDHYVKVLAGYNYEQSTYKRLETVRNGLIFEDAKDISLALGQSITTDGGYDQWAILGGFYRLNYAFKDRYLVEMNGRYDGSSKFPSNQRYAFFPSVSAGWRLSKEPFWKVNPNAITDVKIRASYGSLGNGNIGSYAFMEKFGISQSDRVLGGVRPQQTSQPGVLPDGLTWETSTTQNLGLDIALLSNRLNFSGDAYIRKTTDMFTVGMTLPAVFGIGVPRGNYADLKTKGWEASVSWNDKFEAGGKPLNYSVRLTLSDYTAKILKFNNPERRLDDYYAGQTVGEIWGFVTDGYYTAENIATSPNQVLYKSSNTGKILPGDIRFADLNGDGVINNGGNTVGTPGDRKIIGNSTPRYTYGISLGADWSGFFFSTFFQGVGKMDWYPGSENGTFWGQYNRPYNKVPKSQLGNIWSPENPDAYFPRYRGYIAQNGSATLTQVQTKYLQNAAYIRMKNLQVGYNVPPTFIKRIGLSNLKIFFTGENLWSWSPLYKITKDLDVENIGKSDRVLEPDETKSSGNGNNYPILKSFSLGLSATF; via the coding sequence ATGAAAAAACATTTACTGCTATTGCGGAAAATTATGCGTCATACTCTTCTTGTTTACTGCGCTATTATCGCCTGTTCGCAACTGCTATTTGCAGAAAGTTCCAATGGACAGGCTTTAGATAAAAGAATCAATATCTCTTTCAAAAGAGAGAACCTGCTGAACGTTATTGAGCAACTGAGGTTGAAAAGTGGAGTCGACTTTGCTTATGATCCGGCCTACCTCAACCTTCGGAAAATCAAAGTCGGAGAAATGGACTTTGATCAGAAGAAAATCTCTTCCATCCTGATGAGCATTTTCCAGGAAACGGACATTGTTTTTAGAGAAGAAGTGCCCGGCATGATCACTTTGCTCCGCAACCAGGAGCCAGGAAAGATCAGTGGTAAAATTGTGGATGAAAAAGGAGGGCCTTTGCCCGGAGCAACGATCAAAGTTCTGGAGCTGAATGCGGTAGTCCAGAGTAATGTAGACGGGACTTATAGCATTAGCGCGGCCCCTGGGATTTACACACTGGTAGTGAGTTATATTTCTTATGGAAGTGTGACACAGACCAAAGTAAATGTAAAAGCCGGGGAAACGACCAATTTAAATGTTTCTTTAACGGCAGAGCCGGGCACTTTAAATGAAGTGATGGTGGTGGGTTATGGTACTCAGAAAAGAGAAAATCTGACCGGTGCCGTAGATCAGGTGACTTCAAAGATGCTGGAAAACCGTGCGGTTCCAAACCTCGCTCAGGGTTTGCAGGGGATGATCCCGAATTTAAACCTCAGTATTGGTGACGGAAAGCCGATCCAGTCGCCGGCCTATAACATCAGAGGGACTACTTCTATTGGTCAGGGAGGTAATGCCTTGGTACTCATCGATGGCGTCGAAGGAGATCCTTCAAGAATCAACCCCAATGATATTGCCAGTGTTACGGTATTAAAGGATGCGGCTTCCGCTTCAATTTATGGTGCCAGAGGATCTTTTGGTGTTGTTTTAATCACCACAAAAACTCCGGCGAAAGAAAGAACATCCATCAGCTATACCATCTCGCAATCGATCAAGAAGCCGACGACTGTTCCTGACTATGTAACCGATGGTTACACCTTTGCCAGCATGTTTAACGAGTCCTGGTCGGCCTGGAATGATTACTCCCAAACGCCTCAGAACATCAATAAGACCGTAAAATTCTCTCCGGCTTATCTGGAAGAGTTAAAACGCAGGTCGCAGGACCCGAGTTTACCGAAGTATGAAGTAAACAGTAACGGAGAATATGTGTATTATGGCAGTACCGACTGGTATGAGCAATTGTACAAGAGCCATAATATGGCTACAGATCAGAATGTTTCGCTATCCGGTGGAAGTGGAAAGACGGACTTTTACGTTTCAGGAAGGTCATTTACCCAATCGGGACTGTTCCGCTATAATTCCGACGACTACCAGTCTTATAACCTCAGGGCTAAGGGATCGGTCGAGTTATATCCCTGGTTAAAAGTATATAACAACGCGGATTATTCTGCGATTAAATACCACAATCCTGTCAACGTAGGAGAAGGTGGAGGAATCTGGAGAAATATTGCCGATGAAGGGCACAATGTAGCCCCGATGTTTAATCCGGATGGAACCTTAACTTATTCTGCTGCCTATGGTGTAGGAGATATGTATTACGGCAAAAATGGAATAGACATGGACCGGAAAGTATTTCGCAATACCACTGGATTCAGCAGTAATTTCTTTGACAATAAATTCAGGGTAAAGGGTGATTTTACCATTCAGAATACAAACAATAATGAAAGCCGCAGACGTGTTCCGGTTCCTTATAGCAGAAAACCAGGGGTAATCGAATATGTAGGAACCAATTTCAATGACCTTCAGGAGTTGTACAGAACAACGCAATACCTGGCTACCAACATTTACGGAGAGTACGAACCTAAAATAGGAAAGGATCATTATGTGAAAGTCCTTGCGGGTTATAATTATGAGCAATCTACTTATAAGCGTCTGGAGACCGTTCGTAATGGTTTAATCTTTGAAGATGCGAAAGACATCAGCCTTGCATTGGGGCAGTCGATTACTACAGATGGAGGTTATGATCAATGGGCAATCTTAGGCGGTTTTTACCGGTTGAATTATGCGTTTAAGGACCGCTATCTGGTAGAGATGAATGGGCGTTATGATGGTTCTTCCAAGTTTCCATCCAATCAGCGGTATGCATTCTTTCCTTCAGTTTCTGCGGGATGGAGACTAAGTAAGGAGCCTTTCTGGAAAGTAAATCCTAATGCAATTACCGACGTAAAGATCCGCGCATCCTACGGTTCCTTAGGGAACGGTAATATTGGTTCTTATGCTTTTATGGAGAAATTTGGGATCTCGCAATCGGATAGGGTTTTAGGCGGTGTGCGCCCTCAGCAAACGAGCCAACCTGGAGTGCTCCCTGATGGGTTAACCTGGGAAACTTCTACCACACAGAATCTTGGATTGGACATTGCTTTACTGAGCAACCGTTTAAACTTTAGCGGAGATGCTTACATCCGTAAAACAACGGATATGTTTACCGTAGGAATGACCCTTCCTGCAGTATTTGGAATCGGGGTTCCCAGGGGAAACTACGCGGATCTGAAGACAAAAGGTTGGGAAGCGAGTGTTTCCTGGAATGATAAATTTGAGGCTGGGGGTAAACCACTCAATTATTCTGTTCGTTTGACATTATCTGACTATACCGCAAAGATCCTGAAATTCAATAACCCGGAAAGAAGACTGGACGACTATTATGCAGGGCAAACGGTAGGAGAAATCTGGGGATTTGTAACCGATGGCTATTATACCGCCGAGAACATTGCCACTTCACCTAACCAGGTCTTGTATAAATCTTCCAATACCGGAAAGATCCTTCCTGGTGACATCAGATTTGCAGACCTGAACGGAGATGGGGTCATTAATAACGGAGGCAATACGGTCGGAACTCCGGGGGATCGGAAGATCATCGGTAATTCTACGCCACGTTATACTTATGGGATTTCTCTTGGCGCCGATTGGAGTGGTTTTTTCTTCAGTACTTTTTTTCAGGGTGTAGGAAAGATGGACTGGTATCCAGGGTCAGAAAACGGAACTTTCTGGGGACAATACAACCGTCCGTATAATAAAGTACCAAAATCTCAGCTCGGCAATATCTGGTCGCCGGAAAATCCGGATGCTTACTTCCCAAGGTATAGAGGTTATATCGCTCAGAATGGTTCGGCAACACTTACACAGGTGCAAACCAAATACCTTCAGAATGCGGCTTATATCAGGATGAAGAACCTGCAGGTCGGCTATAATGTACCGCCGACATTTATTAAAAGAATAGGGTTGAGCAATTTAAAGATCTTCTTTACGGGAGAAAATCTTTGGTCATGGTCGCCTTTATATAAAATTACCAAAGACCTTGATGTGGAGAATATTGGAAAATCAGACCGCGTATTAGAACCGGATGAGACTAAAAGTTCCGGTAACGGGAACAATTACCCAATTCTGAAAAGCTTCAGTCTGGGCTTATCTGCAACTTTTTAA